In one Gemmatimonadota bacterium genomic region, the following are encoded:
- a CDS encoding ABC transporter ATP-binding protein → MIGPRASEAAIRFEGLTKRYGVFTAVDGVDLEVAQGELFGFLGPNGAGKTTSIRMLVGSLRPSAGRVLVHGKDVVLEAMEAKRRVGYIPDRPFLYDKLTGVEFLRFVAGLWGLEGELIDARSAELLDLFGLTRWADTLIESYSHGMRQKLLISSALVHSPEVIVVDEPMVGLDPKGARLIKDLLRAFTEQGGTVFMSTHTLEVAEALCDRIAILEGGRVRAVGTMTELRAASSAGGAGLEEVFLRLTGGTDVADVVGALREAGQPAAPSAGGER, encoded by the coding sequence GTGATCGGGCCGCGCGCCTCCGAGGCCGCGATCCGCTTCGAGGGCCTGACCAAGCGCTACGGCGTGTTCACCGCCGTAGACGGCGTCGACCTGGAGGTGGCCCAGGGAGAGTTGTTCGGCTTCCTGGGCCCCAACGGCGCCGGCAAGACCACCAGCATCCGCATGCTCGTCGGGTCGCTCAGGCCCAGCGCCGGGCGCGTGCTCGTGCACGGCAAGGACGTCGTGCTCGAGGCGATGGAGGCCAAGCGCCGCGTCGGCTACATCCCGGACCGGCCCTTCCTGTACGACAAGCTCACCGGCGTCGAGTTTCTGCGCTTCGTCGCGGGCCTGTGGGGGCTCGAGGGCGAGCTGATCGACGCGCGCTCCGCGGAGCTCCTGGATCTGTTCGGGCTCACCCGCTGGGCCGACACCCTGATCGAGAGCTACAGCCACGGGATGCGCCAGAAGCTGCTCATCAGCTCTGCGCTGGTGCACTCGCCCGAGGTCATCGTGGTCGACGAGCCGATGGTCGGGCTGGACCCCAAGGGCGCGCGCCTCATCAAGGACTTGCTGAGAGCGTTCACCGAACAGGGCGGGACCGTTTTCATGTCCACGCACACGCTGGAGGTGGCCGAGGCGCTGTGCGACCGCATCGCCATCCTGGAGGGCGGGCGGGTGCGCGCGGTGGGGACGATGACCGAGCTCAGGGCGGCCTCCTCGGCGGGCGGGGCCGGCCTCGAAGAGGTCTTTCTGCGCCTGACCGGGGGCACGGACGTGGCCGACGTCGTGGGTGCCCTGCGCGAGGCCGGTCAGCCGGCTGCGCCGAGCGCCGGCGGCGAGCGGTGA